Part of the Pseudomonas sp. ADAK13 genome is shown below.
TGGGAGCCGGCTTGCCTGCGATGCGGGCAACTCGATCCACCGGCAATACCGAGGTGATGCCATCGCAGGCAAGCCAGCTCCCACAGGAAAGCAGGTTTGCTGTGTAGAGTGCACGCCAAATCCAGACCCAAAAAAACGCCAACCCGAGGGTTGGCGTTTTTATGCAGCGCTTAACGACTCACTGCGGCTTCTTGCGACCAAAACCTGGGCGCTGGCCGGAACCGGCCGGTGCACCACGACGCTTGCCCGATGGCGCGTCATCGACCAGTTTCAAGCCCGGGCGCTTTTTCGGCGCTGGCTTGGCCGGGCGTTTGGTGCTGGCGCTGTCGTCGGAACGGCCGGTAGCCGGAGCACCACGGCCAGACTCGCCACGGTTACCGCGACCGCCGGCCGGAGCATCACCACCACGACCAGCCGGGCGCGGCGCGCGCGGAGCACGTTCGCCATCCTGACGAGCCGGTGCCGAAGGACGACGCTCGCCTTCGATGTGCGGCTCGCGGGAGATGCGACCGCCAGTGGCCGGGGCATCCAGCGCAGGACGCAAGGTGCGGGCAACACGGTCGGTACGCGCAACAGGGCGCGACGATTTACGCTGCATACGCTCAAGCTTGTCTTTGCTCTTGGCGTTCATCTGCGGCATGGCTACCGGCGTCAGGCCGACTTCAGCACTCAGGATGTCGACTTCGTACTGGCTCATTTCGCGCCAACGGCCCATCGGCAGGTCGGAGTTGAGGAACACCGGGCCGAAACGCACGCGCTTCAGGCGGCTGACCACCAAGCCCTGGGATTCCCACAGGCGACGGACTTCACGGTTACGGCCTTCCATCACCACGCAGTGGTACCAATGGTTGAAGCCTTCGCCGCCCGGAGCCTGCTTGATGTCGGTGAACTTGGCCGGGCCGTCTTCCAGCACGACGCCGGCTTTGAGGCGCTCGATCATTTCGTCATCGACTTCACCACGTACACGTACCGCGTATTCACGGTCCATCTCGTAGGAAGGGTGCATCAGGCGGTTGGCCAGCTCACCGTCGGTGGTGAACATCAGCAAGCCGGTGGTGTTGATGTCGAGACGACCGATGTTGATCCAGCGGCCTTCTTTAGGGCGCGGCATCTTGTCGAATACGGTGGGACGGCCTTCCGGGTCGTCACGGGTGCAGATTTCGCCATCGGGCTTGTTGTACATGATGACGCGGCGCACCGATTCGGCGGCCTCTTCACGCTTGATGACCTTGCCATCAATGGTGATGGCATCGTGCAGGTCGACGCGCTGGCCAAGGGTGGCTTCAACGCCGTTGACCTTGATGCGCTTCTGGGTGATCCAGGCTTCTACGTCGCGGCGCGAGCCTACGCCGATACGGGCGAGGACTTTCTGCAGTTTTTCACCTGCGGGGCCGATTTCCTGGCTGTCGTTCTGGTCTTGGTCACTCATCTTAAGCACCTCCCGGTGTGTCGATTCAGGCTTGGCCTGAAGATAGTAAAAGCTGGGCTGTTGGCGAACGCATCGCCAAAGGGTCGCGAATCATACGCTCATGGCGCGCGTTGCGCATCAGAGACTAGTCGATAAGTGCAGGTTCATTTGCCTTTCCGCCGACCGGTGGCCCCCAGTGCCAGCAGGCGCAACTCGGCTTCGGCGAGCACCGTGCGCTTGTCGACCTTGTCGAGTTTCTTCCACGCACGGATCTCGCGCTTGCTGCGGCCACAGCCCACGCAGATGTCGGCGTTGAACTTGCAGAGGCTGATGCAGGGGTCTTTGGTGGAGCTCATTTGAGTTCTCCTTGCTGGCGACAATCCAAATGCGGGAGCGGGCTTGCTCGCGAATTCAGTGTGTCAGTCGCCGGAGGCATGGCTGACCCACCCCATTCGCGAGCAAGCCCGCTCCCACATTTTGTTCTGCGTCAGTCTTCGAATTGGCGGCGTTCGTTTTCGATGGCTTCGGCCAGGGCGCGGGCTTCGTCTTCTTCGTCGCTCAGCGGCGGTTGTTCGAGCGCCGCGACGGCGGCCAGGAGTTTGGCACGGGCTTCGGCGACGCCGAGAATGTCTTCTTCGGGTTCCGGCTCCGGTTCATCTTCGACCGGCGGCTCAACCTCAACGTTCAGTTGCAGCACGGGCTCCGGCTCCCCATCGCTGACCGCACCATCACGCAGCAAATCGTCGAAGTCGGTCTTAATGCCCTGTTCCATATCGTCCAGTTCCAGCAACAGTGTATGGAAACTGGTTTCGTCCTTCGGCTCTTCCGGCTCGGCGCTGGCG
Proteins encoded:
- the rluB gene encoding 23S rRNA pseudouridine(2605) synthase RluB, with protein sequence MSDQDQNDSQEIGPAGEKLQKVLARIGVGSRRDVEAWITQKRIKVNGVEATLGQRVDLHDAITIDGKVIKREEAAESVRRVIMYNKPDGEICTRDDPEGRPTVFDKMPRPKEGRWINIGRLDINTTGLLMFTTDGELANRLMHPSYEMDREYAVRVRGEVDDEMIERLKAGVVLEDGPAKFTDIKQAPGGEGFNHWYHCVVMEGRNREVRRLWESQGLVVSRLKRVRFGPVFLNSDLPMGRWREMSQYEVDILSAEVGLTPVAMPQMNAKSKDKLERMQRKSSRPVARTDRVARTLRPALDAPATGGRISREPHIEGERRPSAPARQDGERAPRAPRPAGRGGDAPAGGRGNRGESGRGAPATGRSDDSASTKRPAKPAPKKRPGLKLVDDAPSGKRRGAPAGSGQRPGFGRKKPQ
- a CDS encoding DUF1289 domain-containing protein, producing MSSTKDPCISLCKFNADICVGCGRSKREIRAWKKLDKVDKRTVLAEAELRLLALGATGRRKGK